The following are encoded together in the Triticum dicoccoides isolate Atlit2015 ecotype Zavitan chromosome 6B, WEW_v2.0, whole genome shotgun sequence genome:
- the LOC119323624 gene encoding rac-like GTP-binding protein 3, producing MASSASRFIKCVTVGDGAVGKTCMLICYTSNKFPTDYIPTVFDNFSANVVADGTTVNLGLWDTAGQEDYNRLRPLSYRGADVFVLAFSLVSRASYENIMKKWIPELQHYAPGVPVVLVGTKLDLREDKHYLLDHPGMIPVTTTQGEELRKQVGALYYIECSSKTQQNVKAVFDAAIKVVIQPPTKQREKKKKKQRRGCSMMNFGGRKMLCFKS from the exons ATGGCGTCCAGCGCTTCCCGGTTCATCAAATGCGTCACGGTGGGCGACGGCGCCGTCGGCAAGACCTGCATGCTCATCTGCTACACCAGCAACAAGTTCCCCACC GACTACATACCTACGGTGTTCGACAATTTCAGCGCAAACGTGGTGGCGGACGGCACCACGGTGAATTTGGGCCTTTGGGATACCGCCG GGCAGGAGGATTACAACCGGCTGAGGCCTCTAAGCTACCGCGGCGCTGATGTTTTTGTGCTTGCCTTCTCTCTTGTGAGCCGAGCTAGCTATGAGAATATCATGAAGAAG TGGATACCGGAGCTTCAGCATTACGCGCCCGGCGTGCCTGTTGTGCTGGTAGGCACAAAACTGG atcttcgtgaagataagCACTATTTGCTGGACCACCCTGGCATGATACCCGTTACCACAACACAG GGGGAGGAACTTCGTAAGCAAGTCGGTGCTTTATATTACATAGAGTGCAGCTCAAAGACACAACAG AATGTCAAAGCTGTGTTTGATGCTGCTATCAAGGTAGTAATCCAGCCCCCAACTAAACaaagagaaaagaagaagaagaaacagcgTCGGGGATGTTCTATGAT GAACTTCGGTGGAAGGAAAATGCTGTGCTTCAAATCCTGA